Genomic segment of Desulfobulbaceae bacterium:
GTGCTCAAAGATGGGCTATCTGGACGAAGCAATTTCGGCACTTAACAGGGCAAACACCCTTCGCCCGGGAGATGCCTTAAGCCAATGCAACCTTGGGATTGCTCTCTGCAAATTAAAAAGGTTTGATGAGGCGGTCAGGGTTTTTGAGTGCGCCGTTTCAATGAGGCCTGATTTTGCATTTGCTCATTTTGAGCTGGGCATGGCCAGGGTTGAGCAGGATGACTGGAAGAATGCTCAACAATCGTTCAGTCGAGCAGTGCTGATTGAACCCGATTTTGCAAGGGCTCACCTTAACCTGGGGATTGCCAATGCTGTGCTTGGAGATTTTAAAGCTGCCCGTCATGAATACGAGATTTTAGGGAAAATTGACCCTCATCTCGCAGCAAAATTACTCAATGCCATTGAGCAAAACAGGTAAATTCTGAGTAATTCTCTTTGTCTAATTTGAATCTGCAGCTGGAAGTGTCATGCGAAATACAGTTTTTTTTAAGAAGAAAGAAAAATTAGGCGAACTCCTGGTCCGTAAAGGAAAAATTCAGGAAAGCGAGATGGAGCGCGCCCTCGCCCACAAAGAGACGGTACCCCAGGGACTCGGGGAGATTTTGATCTCGTTGGGTTTTATTAATGAGGAGGATCTGGCCGAGAGTCTGGCTGA
This window contains:
- a CDS encoding tetratricopeptide repeat protein; the protein is MNKMSSMHPYSLENSFHQGKCAFMAGNYDKAIVFFEQEIADHSDNRDALFHLGYSHSILGHWEKAIVAYRRIIDLDPENAHAHDLLGAACSKMGYLDEAISALNRANTLRPGDALSQCNLGIALCKLKRFDEAVRVFECAVSMRPDFAFAHFELGMARVEQDDWKNAQQSFSRAVLIEPDFARAHLNLGIANAVLGDFKAARHEYEILGKIDPHLAAKLLNAIEQNR